A single Numenius arquata chromosome 1, bNumArq3.hap1.1, whole genome shotgun sequence DNA region contains:
- the NTF3 gene encoding neurotrophin-3, with translation MSILFYVIFLAYLRGIQSTNMDQRSLPEDSINSLIIKLIQADILKNKLSKQMVDIKENYQNTVQKADTQQDMDGDENVKSDFQPVISMDTDLLRQQRRYNSPRVLLSDNTPLEPPPLYLMEDYIGNSVVVNRTSRRKRYAEHKSHRGEYSVCDSESLWVTDKSSAIDIRGHQVTVLGEIKTGNSPVKQYFYETRCKEAKPVKNGCRGIDDKHWNSQCKTSQTYVRALTSENNKLVGWRWIRIDTSCVCALSRKIGRT, from the coding sequence ATGTCCATCTTGTTTTATGTGATATTTCTCGCTTATCTTCGTGGCATCCAGTCTACCAACATGGATCAAAGGAGTTTGCCAGAAGATTCAATAAATTCTCTTATTATTAAACTCATTCAGGCagacattttgaaaaacaagctTTCTAAGCAGATGGTAGATATTAAGGAAAACTATCAAAACACAGTGCAGAAAGCAGACACTCAGCAAGATATGGATGGAGATGAAAATGTGAAATCAGACTTCCAGCCAGTTATCTCAATGGATACAGACCTCTTAAGGCAGCAGAGACGCTACAACTCTCCCCGAGTCCTCTTGAGTGACAACACACCGCTGGAACCACCGCCGCTGTACCTCATGGAGGATTATATTGGAAATTCGGTGGTGGTGAACAGAACCTCCCGGCGGAAAAGGTACGCGGAGCACAAGAGTCACCGAGGGGAATATTCTGTTTGTGACAGTGAAAGTTTATGGGTCACGGACAAATCATCTGCGATCGACATTAGAGGACACCAGGTAACTGTTCTGGGAGAAATTAAAACAGGCAACTCTCCAGTAAAGCAATACTTTTATGAAACGAGGTGTAAAGAAGCCAAGCCTGTAAAAAATGGCTGCCGCGGCATTGATGACAAGCACTGGAACTCCCAATGCAAGACATCCCAAACATATGTTAGAGCACtgacttcagaaaataataaacTGGTAGGCTGGAGATGGATAAGAATAGACACCTCCTGTGTGTGTGCATTGtcaagaaaaataggaagaacatAA